In the Acidimicrobiia bacterium genome, CTTTTTGCGCCGGGTCGGCCAGTACGGATCGGCGGCGGCTATCCCTCGTTTATTGGTGTTGGTCACCGAACGAACCGACAGCGTCTAGCATCAAACCATGAGCAACGTTCTGGTAGTTACGGGGTTATCGGGGGGAGGCCGTTCAGAGTTTGCTAAAGACCTCGACGATCTCGGATGGTATGTCATGGATCGCGTGCCGGCCGATCTGTTGGTAAAAATGGCCGACCTGGCTGGGGCCCCGGGTACTCCATGGGAAAGAGTGGCTTTTACTTTGCGTCCCGATAGTCAACAAGGCGAAACGCTGCAGGCTATTGAAGAACTGCGTTCCACGGTAAATGGGCTACAAGTAGTCTTTTTGGATTGTTCCACTGAGGTGTTGGTGCACCGCTACGAGAACACCCGCCGCCCGCATCCCTTTGGTGTTGATTCAGGGCTGGAAGGGGCTATCGAAGCCGAGCGCAGCAGTTTGGAACCCGTGCGTTCTATTTCTGATCTGGTTATTGACACCTCTGAACTCAATGTGCATCAGTTGCGAGAAAAAGTCGACGCTCTCTACGGGCAAGCCCATGACCACCCGATGCGTATCGCCGTAACCTCTTTTGGTTTTAAACATGGAGCTCCTCGAGACGCCGACATGGTGTTGGACTGTCGTTTTTTGCCGAATCCGCATTGGGAAGAAGATCTCCGCAACTTGAGCGGTTTAGATGCACCGGTGCAAAACTTTGTGGAGGGCCAAGACCTCACCGAGCCCTTCTTGATGCACTTGTACGGGATGTTGGCCGTGTTGCTGCCGGCCTATGTCGCTGAGGGTCGGTCGTTTCTTTCCTTAGCTTTTGGCTGCACCGGCGGCCATCATCGGTCGGTGGCCATCGCCGAAACGGTGGTCAGTCATCTTCGCAAGCAGAGTTTTGACCCGTTGGTCACCCATCGCGACATCAACCGGTGATAATAAGGGACGAAGCAGGATTTTAGTGTGACCAATCTCTCAGAGTTTTGGGGTGCGAGCACCCCAAGAAGCGAGTAGCAATGAACCAACCAACGCTGGTGGCCACCAGGCCACAGGAGGCAAAAATATTATGACCATTCGTGTAGGCATCAACGGCTTCGGCCGCATCGGCCGTAACTTCTTCCGGGCTGCTCGAGCCAGCGGGGCGGACTTCGAGTTCGTGGCCGTCAACGACTTGGGCTCTGTAAAGACGCTGGCCTTTTTGCTGGGCAATGATTCGGTACACGGCACCCTTGATGCCAAGATCCGCACCACCAAAGATTCCATTGTGGTCGACGGCCACAAGATTCGTGTCTTCTCTGAACGTAACCCAGGAGACATTCCGTGGGGCGAGTTAAACGTTGATGTAGTGATTGAATCCACGGGCTTTTTTACCGCTCGTGATCAAGCGGCTTTACACCTCAAAGGCGGAGCCAAAAAAGTTATTATTTCGGCTCCCTCTGGCGACTGTGATGCCACCTTTGTGGTGGGGGTCAACGACGATAGCTACAACCCAGCAAAGCATCATGTGATCTCTAATGCCTCGTGTACCACCAACTGTTTCGTCCCCATGATCAAGGTACTGGACGACAAATTCGGCGTGGTGCAAGGCTTCATGACCACTACCCATGCCTACACCGGCGATCAAAGCCTTGTGGATGGCCCGCACAGCGACCTGCGTCGGGCACGAGCAGCGGCGGTAAACATTGTGCCTACCTCTACGGGGGCAGCGCGGGCTACCGCTTTGGTCATGCCCAAGATGAAGGGCAAACTTGACGGCATCTCTTTACGGGTCCCTATCCCTGACGGTTCGGTTACCGACTTTGTGGGCACGCTGAAAAAGGCGGCCACCGCAGAACAAATCAATGCCGCTTTCGCGGAAGCCGCACGAAAAGGGCCTTTAGCCAAGGTATTGGATTACAGCGAAGATCCGTTGGTGTCTTCGGACATCGTGGGCCGCCCCGCATCGTGCACCATTGATGGGGACATGACCATGGCCACCGGCAACATGGTGAAGGTTCTGGGTTGGTATGACAACGAGATGGGCTACTCCACCCGCATGGTGGATTTGACCAAAATCGTGGGCACTCGTCGTACCAAGAAAACCAAGGCCGGCAAAAAAGCGGCAGCCAAGACGCCTGCAGTTAAGAAGGCGGCGGCGAAGAAGCCTGCAGCGAAAAAAGCTCCAGCCAAGAAGGGCGCCAAGCGCGGTAAATAGTCCTCATGGATGTTCCGTCTTTAGAAGATCTGGGTGATCTGTCGGGCCGCCGGGTGTTGGTGCGTTGTGATTTCAACGTGCCCATTCGTGGCGGGCAGATCACCGATGATCTCCGTATAAAAGCGGCCTTACCCACGCTGAAGTACCTCGTGGATGCTGGGGCGTCGGTAACGGCTTGTTCCCATTTGGGGCGCCCCAAAGGCCAACCCGACCTGGCCTATTCCATGGAACCGGTTCGCCAGCGCCTGGCGAAGTTACTCCCTGGGGTTGCCTTGTTGGAGAACCTGCGCTTTAACCCTGGGGAAACCAGCAACGCCCCAGATTTTGTGGCCGAGTTGGTGGCCGGCCAAGATGCCTATGTCAACGATGCGTTTGGGGCATCGCATCGAACGCACGCCTCAATAGTGGGCCCGCCGTTGCACCTCCCTTCGGCCGCTGGGCGCCTGTTGCAACGCGAGGTAGAGGTTCTTGGTGGGCTACGCAATTCGCCTCGACGGCCCTTTGTGGGCATTATGGGCGGCGCCAAGGTGAGCGACAAACTTGGGGTCATCGAGGCCCTGCTTGGGGTGGTCGACGAGTTAATTATTGGCGGCGGCATGTGCTTTACCTTCTTGGCCGCTCAGGGGGCCTCGGTGGGGGCCTCGCTGCTGGAAGAAGACATGATCGATACTTGTCGCCGTTTGTTGGACTCCGGAGCCAACATTCGCTTACCGATGGATATCACCGCTTTGGGCCCGGGTGGCAAAATTGGCGATCCAGAAGCCGGGGGAGAGGTACGCCAAATGGGCAAGTCCTTGCCCGACGGCTGGATGGGGTTAGACATCGGCCCCGGTACGGCGGTTGATTTCTGCGACGTCATCACCAACGCTCGAACAGTTTTATGGAATGGCCCCATGGGGGTTTTTGAAGATCCTCGTTTTGCTGCCGGCACCCAAACGGTGGCCGAAGCAGTTGCTGAGTGTCGAGGCTTTACCGTGGTGGGGGGCGGCGACAGCGCGGCGGCGGCCCGCCAGTTTGGGGTGGCCGACCAAATGAGCCATGTCTCTACTGGCGGCGGAGCGGCCTTAGAATTAATCGAAAGCGGCGATTTGCCGGGCTTGGTGGCCCTGCGGAATGCCCAAAACTCTTAAATCTGAGAATCAAGAACTAGAGGCCAGGAGGCCAGAAGTGTCGAAGCGTAAACCGTTAATAAGCGGTAACTGGAAAATGCATCACAACCATTTTGAAGCGATTCAGATGGTGCAGAAACTTTCTTACTTAATTAACCCCGGCGACTATGAAGCGGTTGATGTTTCTATCCACCCACCGTTTACTGACTTGCGTTCGGTGCAGACGGTTTTGGAATCAGATCGTATTCCTGTTGTTTTGGGGGCCCAGAACTGCCATTGGGAAGAAAAGGGCGCCTTCACCGGCGAGGTGGCACCCACCATGTTGGCCAAAATGAACGTTTCTCTGGTGATTGTGGGCCATTCGGAACGTCGTGAACTATTCGGCGAAACCGACCAGCAGGTCAACAAAAAAGTAAAAGCGGTCCTCAAAGCAGAGATGACCCCTATTTTGTGTTGCGGTGAAACCCTCAAAGAACGCGAAGCGGGGGGCACGGCCGACAAAGTGTCCGGGCAAATCAAAGCAGGTTTGGCGGGCCTCAAAGCTGAACAGGTTGCGGGCTTGGTTATTGCTTATGAACCCATTTGGGCTATTGGTACGGGCCGTACAGCAACGCCAGAAGATGCCCAGGCGGTATGTGCAGCGATCCGCCAGGTAGTGGCCGACGGTTGGAAAGATGCGGCAGATTCGGTGCGCATTCAGTACGGGGGTTCGGTAAAGCCCGCTACGGCACCCGATTTGATGCGTCAACCAGATATTGATGGCGCTTTGGTGGGTGGAGCAGCGCTGGACCCTGACGAATTTTCTCGTATCATCAACTATCGCTTAGTCGGCTAAGGCGCTGACCCCGATAGCCTGTACCCCATGATGCTTTATCTCACCATTTTCCTTCAGGTCTCTTCTGGCTTGGGCTTAATCTTCCTCGTCTTGTTGCACAGCGGTAAAGGCGGCGGTTTGTCCGACATGTTTGGCGGCGGTGTGGGAGCCCAAACTGCTGGTTCGACGGTGGTTGAGCAAAACTTAGATCGCATTACCATTGTGACGGCACTGGTTTTTGCCTTCACTACGGTGGGGCTTTCGTTGCAGTTTTAGTCTTTGCTGCTCTTGCCATGGTTCGGTGGGGCGTTGGTTGTCTGTAAACTCTGCCGATGGATTCTTGGCGACGTTTTGCTGAACAAACACTAGTTTTCCATGGGGTAACGGGTCGTCGGTTGGTGGTGCCCAGTGCAAACCCGGTTAACTATTATCAAGCCGTTACCCAAACACAACGGTGTGCAGAACTTGCTATAGATGGTTTGTTCTTTTCATCTCAGAACAACCAAGATCAAGCCTCGGTCCTCATGGTGCCGGGCAGTCTTGGAGTTGGTGATAATCTTCTGGCTCATGCCGAGACCATGGTGGGTGCCGGGTTTTCGGTTTTTGTATTAGACCCCTTCGGGGCACGTTCGGTTACTTCTACGGTGGCCAATCAAACGGCGTATTCTTTTGCCGCTAGCGCTTTTGATGTGGTGCGAGCCCACCAAGTTTTAGCCCAGCACCCAGAAGTTAACCCGGCCAAGATTTCTTGGCAGGGGCACAGTCGAGGTGGCTCTGCCGTGCTCACGGCGGCTACTCGGTGCTTTATGGATCAAGTGGCCGGGCCCGAGGTATGGCCCGTGGGGGTGTACGCCGTCTACCCGTGGTGCGGGCATCAGTTTTTGAATCCCCAGGTGGGGCGAACCAAAGTGCGGGTCATTTCAGGGAGTTTGGATGAATGGTGTTCTCCCCAGCAGGCGCAGGGGCATGTGCAGGCCATAGGGGCCGCCGGGGGGTCAGCAAGCATGCGTATGGTGGCGGGCGCTCATCATAGTTTCGACCGCAGTACTCCTTTAGAAAACTTGGCCGATGCCGCGGTGGCTCCTTGGGCGCCCACGGTGTTTCTTGATCAAGAAGGGGCCATGATCGACCCCATGACCGGTTTGGTCGACCAGGAAATGACTGATCTGGTGGCCTTTCGTGCGGCCAACGCTGCGGGTTTTGGTCGCCGAGGCGCCCATATTGGTGGTTCCCCGGCCTTTGCTGAACTTTTTGTTGAAGACATGCTGCGCTTTCATCAATCGCTTGATGGGGCTTCTTAGTTGCGCTGGTTGGCAGTGTGAAAATGCTTCTCAAATCTTGAGATCTAAGAACAAGTATGATTCAGTGGGACGAGATGGATCTCTAATCTGCTAAAGAGAGATGGAAGCCTATGTTGAAGTTTGGTGAGTCGAGTTTGAGTTATGGAAAAACAATTGCGGTTGCGGTAGTGATTGCGTTGTTTTCTGCAATGGCTGCAACATCAGCATTGGCCGAAGAGTTACCTCCCGGAAGCCTTGATATCGACACGGCAGTAGCCAGCGTCCCCGGACTGGGCATCTTGCTAGATGCCACCGAGGCGACAATCGCCGATGGCGTCGACATCCACGCCCCGGGGAGCAATGCGGTGGTGTACGTTTCAGACAATGGAGGAGTGGAAATCCCAGATGATCCAACAATTGGGGTGACACTCACCGGGCCCGATGGGGCATCAATCAACATTGGTGTGCCGGGCAACCCCGACGACGCGGCGGTTTCCTCCAACGGCACCGTGACCTACGGAAATGCGTATCGTGACACGTCAGTCATTGTGCAACCCCAAATCGGCGGCGGGGCACGAATGATCACCATCTTGGGATCCATCCATGAGCGAACAAACTACGATTTCGTAGTCACCTTGGCCGCCGAACAGGAAATTAACCTCTCCGAGGGTGGTGGAGTTAGCATTACCGATTCAATGGGTGAAGTTGATATGACGATTCCGCCTCCTTGGGCCTATGACGCGAGCGGTTCGGTTGTGGCCAGCGATTACTCACTTGAAGGCACCACGCTCACCCTCAACATCCACCCTGGTAGTAGTGCCGTCTATCCGATCATCGCTGACCCTGTATTTACGTGGGGGTGGGTTACCGGAACGGTGTACTTCAACAAGTTGGAGACCCGGATGATCTGCACCAACACGGCGCAGTCTCTGGCCTGGCTCGGTATTACCGGATTCTGGTATCCGATTCTTGTTGCACTCGGGTGGTACCTCACTATCTATTCCTGTATCGCTGGGATAACCGATCGGTGTATAAAGGTGAAGTCGTATGGCAGCGTATTTATTTACGCCGGGACCCACTGCAACTGAAACGGAGGCCACGATGGCACAGAAACCAACCCCACAGATGAAACGATCAATTGCCTTCTTGCCGTTCTGGGCCCTTGCCTTGGTGGCGGCGGGGCAGTTTAAATTTGAGGGAATTACTTTCTTGGCTGTGGTGGTTCTCGGAGCGGTGGTTCCCGGGTACATGGTCGTGCGAATATGGCCTATTGATGGGGTTTCGCTGAAGTGGCCAAGCATGAAAGAGTCTCATGGGACGCTCACCCGCTGGGTTCCGTTCTTTGCTGCGGTGTTCGCCGGTGCTGGGTTCGATCTACTGTTAGAAAGCCAATGGGTCTCCGTCACTGCCGCTCTTGTCGCCGGGGTTTCGGCCAAGGTTTTGGTGCAGCGTCTGTTGTGATGAGCGTTTACACCAGACGTTGACCGCCCGTTCCTTTAGAGAGCATGGTAGTTGCGGCGGTGGCCCCCGCTGCGCCGACGGTTTTCCTCGATGAAGAAGGGGCCATGATCGACCCGATGACCGGTCTGACGAATCGGGAAATGACTGACCTGGTGGCCTTTCGTGCCGCCAATGCTGAAGGTTTTGGTCGCCGAGGCGCCCATATTGATGGATCTCCGGCTTTGGTCGAACTTTTTACCGAAGACATGCTTACCTTTCACCGTTCTCTCGGTGCGGCTTCTTAGTTGCGCTGGTGTTGGGGCCGTTTGTCGCTGGTAACCTGACGCCGGTTCGCAAGAACTGAGGTCACGTCGGAGTGGCGGAATTGGCAGACGCGCAAGGTTAAGGACCTTGTGCCCGTTAAGGGCGTGGGGGTTCAAGTCCCCCCTCCGACACCATTACCTAACGCTTTAGGGTTAGGTCAGGTTGGTTTCTGAACCAACTCCCCCCCGCAAGCCCCACAAAGAACCACCCATGGCGGATTCGTCGGATACTCCAACCGAAGCCAAGTACGAGATCCTCATCGAGGCCGAAGAGTTCAACGACTTTGGCGGTTGGACGCTGGATTCACAGTTTGAGACCGAGATGGGGTCGCCCTATCTGCTGGCCCACGGGTTGGGGCGGCCGGTCGACGACGCCCGGACCTCGATCGAGCTCGCCGAGTCGGGTGAGTACCACGTGTGGGTCAGGGCCAAGGACTGGGTCCCCTCTCACCACCCAGGTCGCTTCGCAGTCTCGGTGGGAGGTCAGCGTCTGGACCGTGAGTTTGGGGCCGACGGTCTCGACTGGGGCTGGGAGCCTGCGGGCACGATGCAACTCACGGCCGGGCCGCTCGACGTGGTCCTGCATGACCTGACCGGCTTCGAGGGTCGGTGCGATGCCATTTATCTGAGCCGGACTGGCTCCGAGCCGGTGGACGGGGCTGGACCCGACGCTCGGGCCTGGCGTCGAACGCGGCGCGGGCTGCCGGCGGAGCCGACGTTCGGCGGCGAATTCGACGTGGTCGTTGTCGGTGGGGGAGTGACGGGTTCGGTGGGCGCACTGGCGGCCGTCCGGCTCGGTCTGCGCGTGGCACTGCTCCAGAATCGTCCCGTTCTCGGCGGCAACGCCAGTACGGAGATCGGCATCGGCCCTCGGGGAGAGATAGGTTCGCTGGTTGCCGAGGCAATTGCTCGCAAGCCAGGGGGTGACCTGCAGGCCTTGCAGTTACTCCAGTTGGAACCCAACGTTACGATCTTCACCGAGTATCAGGTGTACGACCTGGTGATGGAAGGAGCGACGATCGCCTCAGTCGATGCGAGGCACGCCCGGTCAGGGCGTGAGATGCGCATCGTCGGATCGCAGTTCATCGACTGCTCCGGCACGGCCATCCTCGGCATTCTGGCCGGGGCGCCCACGATGTTCGGAGTCGAGTCGTCGGCCGAGTTCGGCGAGAGCCATGCCCCCGACGAGCACCTCGACCAGCATCACGGGCACACCGTCTTCTTCCGCACACGCATGGTCGACCACCCTTCTCGTAGTCAACTTGGTCGCTCATGAAACCTCGCCCTTGGAAGGTTTCCGGAGTGGCACCGATGGCCTGCAAGGCCGCCGTGTTGAGGTGCCATTCGTGGCAGGTGCGCTGCCAGATAGCTACTGGACGGTCACCACAGATTTCATCAAGTTCCGAACGGTGGAGGTCACCGTGCCACATTTTGTGGTATCCCCAAAAAAAAGCCATGCTCCGGGTTCTAAGTCTTGGTGGGCCTGGCCAAGAAGTCGCCGGTAATCCTGAGGGCTATCGGCGGCGTCAAAGGTGAGGCGAGGCATCACCCAACGCTCGGGGGCAATGACCTTGGTAGTTAAGGTGGCTGCAGCAAGAATGGGGTGCAGGTGTTGGTCGATGAGGCCGGGCAAAACCACTCGATCGGCGAACTTTTCATCAATCTGGTAATCGGTGCCGGCTTGTTCAATTACGTCATCCAAGGGGCCCACGGCCACGATGCGGCCATCAGAGACCGCTACTGCTTTGGCCCGCGGCAAGGATTCGTCCATGGTGATTATTGAACGAGCCGGGTAAACGGTGGTGCGTTGGTCGGCGCTTTGCCGTGTCTCGCTGCGCTGTTGATGCAAAGGGCCATCCTTTTCGCTGGTCATGGGACGGAGAGTAGTTCATTGGCCGCGGACGGGTAAGACATCGGCAAAGAGTTTTATTTCTTTGGCAATGTGAAAGGAAAGAGACCCATGCTGGACTGCTGGTGTCGTAGGCTTACTCTTGTGCCGGAACTCATTGCTCGCGACCTCGCTCAAAACAACGCTCATTTTGCGGAAGATTTCACCGACGGTGGGCTCTCAGTCGCCCCGGAAAAACATGTAGCGGTAGTGACCTGCATGGATTCGCGCATGGATATTTTCAAAATTTTGGGGCTCAAAAACGGTGAAGCGCATATTATTCGCAACGCCGGTGGAGTGGTCACCGATGACGTCATCCGGTCGCTGTGTCTGTCGCAACGCTTGTTAAAGACTCAAGAGATCATCGTGCTTCACCACACCGACTGCGGTATGCAACAAGTCAGCGAAGACCAGTTTAAAGCGGAGTTAGAAGCCGAGTTGGGGGTGAAGCCTTTGTGGGCTTTGGAATCCTTTGCCGACCCCTACGTGGATGTTCGCCAGTCCATTCAGCGCTTGTTGCAGACCCCGTTTTTGGTGCACAAAGACCAAATCAGCGGCTACGTCTACGAGGTAACCACCGGCCTAGCGCACGAAGTATCTACTGCCTAGAGCAGCGATTGGAGCCCCAACATTCCGTGGGTTTCTAAAACATCGTTGATTCCCGCCAAGCGCAGCAGGTGCCAGGTCAAAGCCAAGTTGCTGGACACCACCGGTTTGTTGAGAGATTCCTCTAACTGGTTTACTACGCCGAAAAGGCGCAAGCTGGTGCAAGAAACAAACACTGCGTCGCAGGGGGCTTGCTGGGCAACTTGTTCGACGGCGCTGGCAACGGAATCTTCGGTGATGCGGCACACCACAGAATCAAGAGGCTCCAAAAAAGATCCAACAGTAGAAACCTCAAAGCCTTCTTTTTCGAAAAGACTGACGATCGGTGCGGTTACTTCAGCGGTGTATGGGGTAACGATGGCAATGCGTTGCGCCTTCAACGAGCGAAAAGCAGCGACGGCTGCCGATACCGGATTGGTGCAAGGCACCTCTGGGTGGACGCTTTGCAAAGCCTGGCTGACCGCTACTTCACCGATAAGCGTGGACGCCGACGTGCAGCCATAGCCCAGAGCATCAAAAGCGAAACCTGGAGGGAGCAAAGCGGCGGCCTCGGGTAGCCGGTCTCTCATAGCGGTAAGGGTTTCGGGGGTTACCTCATCATCGTTGTGGATGCGAGCGTGCAGCCAGTCAACGCCATCTATTTGAATCTGGCGCATCTCTGCTTCGAGGGTACGGTCGCTTGCTAAAACAATAAGGCCCAACAGTGCACGGGCCCCAAAACCAGCATCGGTGGTGAAGTCTAGGGGAAGTAACTCTCGGTCTATCACAGCGTGGGAGTGGGGTCGTTTGCTTGCTGATCAAAAAAAGAAGCACCGGTGGGAACCTCTGGATAAAGCATTTGGTAATTGGTGCAGCGCACTCGGTTGCTGACCTCACCCCGCAGCAACTCGCCTTCCATGCGGCTGGGGAGGTGGCTAACTTGTAAAGGCTGGGCATCTTCTGACCGGTACTCGCAAATAAACAGGGTGCGGGCCTCTGCGGAGGTGTTGGGCCCCGACCCATGCAGCGTGCGGTTATGCAGCAAACAAGCCGATCCGGCCGGTGCTTCAATGGTGACCATTTGTGGTTGGTGTTCGTCCACCACGTGGGCGCTGACCGCACCGGTGAACACCCCGTGGTGCCAGTGGTCGTAGAGCGGGCCCCGGTGGCTGCCGGGCGCTACCTCTAAAGGCCCATTTTCTAAGGTCATGTCGTCCAGACACAAGAGCACGGCAATGAGGTCGTCGTTGGTGTGGGGTTGAAACAAAAAATCTTGGTGGAACTGCACTTTGGTAGAAGACTTTGGCTGTTTTGAATTAATTTTTGCATTGTTGAAGACTACGTTGGGCCCTACTAATTGGACTACTGCGTCGAGCGCTCGGTTGGAGCGCATGACGTCAAGGTAGGCCTCGGAAATCTCAACGGGTGACGCCACCCGACGCAAAGCGGGGGATTCAGCACAATGTCCTGGTTCAAGGTCAAAGCGCGGGCGACCATCAAAGGTTTCCCCGTAAGGATCGTCATGTTGCCGACTTTCTTGACGCCATTGTTCGAAATCGACCCGGAGATCAGCGAGTTGTTTTGCCGTGACGACGTCTTCTAAAAGCAGATAGCCATCTTCCCAAAATTGTTGCATTTGGTCTTCGCTCAAAGGTTGGTTATCCATGTATACCCTCTCGTTTGTTATTAGATAATAGGCAGTTCAGGAGCGGCTCGGCGGCTCAACCATTGCGCCCCGTGGGCCGTTACCACCAGATTTTCTTCGTGAACCATGGTTTTGCCGGGCGCCCACAAGAGACCGGGCTCAAGGGTGAGGACCATGTTTTCTTCAATGATCGTGTCGTCGCTGGCGGTATGCGAGGGCCATTCGGTGACCTGCATACCTAAGCCGTGTCCCAAGCGGCCTACATCGTTACCGAGAGAGCCGTGGCCTTGGAGCACGTTGTTCATGGCGTGGAAAACTTCGGTAGTGGTGGCTCCGGGAGCAATGGCGGCGAAACCGGCTTCGGTTGCTTCCCACACTGCTTGGTAAGCATCTTGAGCCCCTTGGTCGGCATGGCCAAAAGCAAAGTTGCGGTCAAAATCACTGAAGTAACCGTCGAAAGTAGATCCG is a window encoding:
- the rapZ gene encoding RNase adapter RapZ translates to MSNVLVVTGLSGGGRSEFAKDLDDLGWYVMDRVPADLLVKMADLAGAPGTPWERVAFTLRPDSQQGETLQAIEELRSTVNGLQVVFLDCSTEVLVHRYENTRRPHPFGVDSGLEGAIEAERSSLEPVRSISDLVIDTSELNVHQLREKVDALYGQAHDHPMRIAVTSFGFKHGAPRDADMVLDCRFLPNPHWEEDLRNLSGLDAPVQNFVEGQDLTEPFLMHLYGMLAVLLPAYVAEGRSFLSLAFGCTGGHHRSVAIAETVVSHLRKQSFDPLVTHRDINR
- the gap gene encoding type I glyceraldehyde-3-phosphate dehydrogenase: MTIRVGINGFGRIGRNFFRAARASGADFEFVAVNDLGSVKTLAFLLGNDSVHGTLDAKIRTTKDSIVVDGHKIRVFSERNPGDIPWGELNVDVVIESTGFFTARDQAALHLKGGAKKVIISAPSGDCDATFVVGVNDDSYNPAKHHVISNASCTTNCFVPMIKVLDDKFGVVQGFMTTTHAYTGDQSLVDGPHSDLRRARAAAVNIVPTSTGAARATALVMPKMKGKLDGISLRVPIPDGSVTDFVGTLKKAATAEQINAAFAEAARKGPLAKVLDYSEDPLVSSDIVGRPASCTIDGDMTMATGNMVKVLGWYDNEMGYSTRMVDLTKIVGTRRTKKTKAGKKAAAKTPAVKKAAAKKPAAKKAPAKKGAKRGK
- a CDS encoding phosphoglycerate kinase, with protein sequence MDVPSLEDLGDLSGRRVLVRCDFNVPIRGGQITDDLRIKAALPTLKYLVDAGASVTACSHLGRPKGQPDLAYSMEPVRQRLAKLLPGVALLENLRFNPGETSNAPDFVAELVAGQDAYVNDAFGASHRTHASIVGPPLHLPSAAGRLLQREVEVLGGLRNSPRRPFVGIMGGAKVSDKLGVIEALLGVVDELIIGGGMCFTFLAAQGASVGASLLEEDMIDTCRRLLDSGANIRLPMDITALGPGGKIGDPEAGGEVRQMGKSLPDGWMGLDIGPGTAVDFCDVITNARTVLWNGPMGVFEDPRFAAGTQTVAEAVAECRGFTVVGGGDSAAAARQFGVADQMSHVSTGGGAALELIESGDLPGLVALRNAQNS
- a CDS encoding triose-phosphate isomerase, whose translation is MSKRKPLISGNWKMHHNHFEAIQMVQKLSYLINPGDYEAVDVSIHPPFTDLRSVQTVLESDRIPVVLGAQNCHWEEKGAFTGEVAPTMLAKMNVSLVIVGHSERRELFGETDQQVNKKVKAVLKAEMTPILCCGETLKEREAGGTADKVSGQIKAGLAGLKAEQVAGLVIAYEPIWAIGTGRTATPEDAQAVCAAIRQVVADGWKDAADSVRIQYGGSVKPATAPDLMRQPDIDGALVGGAALDPDEFSRIINYRLVG
- the secG gene encoding preprotein translocase subunit SecG; its protein translation is MMLYLTIFLQVSSGLGLIFLVLLHSGKGGGLSDMFGGGVGAQTAGSTVVEQNLDRITIVTALVFAFTTVGLSLQF
- a CDS encoding FAD-dependent oxidoreductase; translated protein: MADSSDTPTEAKYEILIEAEEFNDFGGWTLDSQFETEMGSPYLLAHGLGRPVDDARTSIELAESGEYHVWVRAKDWVPSHHPGRFAVSVGGQRLDREFGADGLDWGWEPAGTMQLTAGPLDVVLHDLTGFEGRCDAIYLSRTGSEPVDGAGPDARAWRRTRRGLPAEPTFGGEFDVVVVGGGVTGSVGALAAVRLGLRVALLQNRPVLGGNASTEIGIGPRGEIGSLVAEAIARKPGGDLQALQLLQLEPNVTIFTEYQVYDLVMEGATIASVDARHARSGREMRIVGSQFIDCSGTAILGILAGAPTMFGVESSAEFGESHAPDEHLDQHHGHTVFFRTRMVDHPSRSQLGRS
- a CDS encoding carbonic anhydrase, translated to MLDCWCRRLTLVPELIARDLAQNNAHFAEDFTDGGLSVAPEKHVAVVTCMDSRMDIFKILGLKNGEAHIIRNAGGVVTDDVIRSLCLSQRLLKTQEIIVLHHTDCGMQQVSEDQFKAELEAELGVKPLWALESFADPYVDVRQSIQRLLQTPFLVHKDQISGYVYEVTTGLAHEVSTA
- a CDS encoding Asp/Glu racemase, with product MIDRELLPLDFTTDAGFGARALLGLIVLASDRTLEAEMRQIQIDGVDWLHARIHNDDEVTPETLTAMRDRLPEAAALLPPGFAFDALGYGCTSASTLIGEVAVSQALQSVHPEVPCTNPVSAAVAAFRSLKAQRIAIVTPYTAEVTAPIVSLFEKEGFEVSTVGSFLEPLDSVVCRITEDSVASAVEQVAQQAPCDAVFVSCTSLRLFGVVNQLEESLNKPVVSSNLALTWHLLRLAGINDVLETHGMLGLQSLL
- a CDS encoding phytanoyl-CoA dioxygenase family protein encodes the protein MDNQPLSEDQMQQFWEDGYLLLEDVVTAKQLADLRVDFEQWRQESRQHDDPYGETFDGRPRFDLEPGHCAESPALRRVASPVEISEAYLDVMRSNRALDAVVQLVGPNVVFNNAKINSKQPKSSTKVQFHQDFLFQPHTNDDLIAVLLCLDDMTLENGPLEVAPGSHRGPLYDHWHHGVFTGAVSAHVVDEHQPQMVTIEAPAGSACLLHNRTLHGSGPNTSAEARTLFICEYRSEDAQPLQVSHLPSRMEGELLRGEVSNRVRCTNYQMLYPEVPTGASFFDQQANDPTPTL